A window of the Lactuca sativa cultivar Salinas chromosome 7, Lsat_Salinas_v11, whole genome shotgun sequence genome harbors these coding sequences:
- the LOC111919043 gene encoding major pollen allergen Art v 1: protein MAKRSIATYTILLLLFVLAISEIGTVKGKLCEKTSQTWSGKCNSKKCDKKCIEWEKAVHGACHKREGKGGCFCYFDCDKKPPKDAKPVPPDAVPPPPKDGSPPKDSPPADGGGSPPPAEGGSPPPAEGGSPPPAPSRH, encoded by the exons ATGGCAAAAAGATCAATTGCCACCTATACAATCCTTCTCCTCCTCTTCGTTCTTGCCATTTCAG AAATCGGTACAGTGAAAGGAAAACTATGTGAAAAGACGAGCCAGACTTGGTCTGGAAAGTGTAATTCCAAGAAGTGTGACAAAAAGTGCATAGAATGGGAGAAGGCAGTCCACGGAGCTTGTCACAAGCGTGAAGGGAAAGGCGGCTGCTTCTGCTACTTTGACTGTGACAAGAAACCTCCAAAAGATGCAAAACCAGTTCCTCCTGATGCTGTACCACCGCCTCCAAAAGATGGTTCCCCTCCAAAAGATTCGCCTCCTGCTGATGGCGGTGGTTCCCCTCCTCCTGCCGAGGGTGGATCCCCACCTCCTGCCGAGGGGGGATCCCCACCTCCAGCTCCTTCACGACACTAA